Genomic window (Drosophila sulfurigaster albostrigata strain 15112-1811.04 chromosome 2R, ASM2355843v2, whole genome shotgun sequence):
TCGGTCTATGCGAACGATGCGTCGCCATTTGGACCAGTCAACGGAACGTGGAGGATTTGCACATAACAATGGACAATGTGAATGCGATTCTCGTCGAAATGGCGCAGGACAAAAAATACTACGACGATATGGATCAAACATTTCGACGATTTCTCGAAGAGCAGATGCGACGACGTAAAAAGAAAGTTGATCTCTTTCAGAATATGCGCGAGAACTTTCAAACATCACTCATAATGACAAATAAGC
Coding sequences:
- the LOC133837112 gene encoding uncharacterized protein LOC133837112 — encoded protein: MLSSGSDKFYPTMKCEMCPKIVANFVFGLCERCVAIWTSQRNVEDLHITMDNVNAILVEMAQDKKYYDDMDQTFRRFLEEQMRRRKKKVDLFQNMRENFQTSLIMTNKRTVCRLPFKTEDNYWELNECKCEKLFEIPPDGLRSIHSEYITNFN